From Penaeus vannamei isolate JL-2024 chromosome 12, ASM4276789v1, whole genome shotgun sequence, the proteins below share one genomic window:
- the LOC113807385 gene encoding protein ripply1, whose translation MSRIRIKANGVPTSMLRRIVLITAVGILFVVVFFGYSFLNDNFHPASLGRYKHHPRQKVHHAAVNVKNSNIVPDQAKFHMGNIYIDSIHHDDEDYYEEYDEDYEEDEDDEEEDDDEDDDDDDDDDDDDDDDDDDYYVAKPR comes from the exons ATGAGCCGCATCCGCATTAAGGCCAACGGCGTCCCTACGAGTATGCTTCGCCGCATCGTGTTGATAACCGCGGTGGGCATCCTGTTCGTCGTGGTCTTCTTCGGCTACTCCTTCCTCAATGACAACTTCCACCCCGCCTCCCTGGGCAGGTACAAGCACCACCCGCGCCAGAAGGTGCACCACGCCGCCGTCAACGTAAAGAACAGCAACATCGTCCCCGACCAAGCAAAATTTCACATGGGAAACATCTACATTGACAGCATTCATCATGACGACGAGGACTACTATGAGGAGTACGACGAGGActatgaggaggatgaagatgatgaagaggaagatgatgacgaggacgatgatgatgacgatgatgatgacgacgacgatgatgatgatgatgatgactattacg tgGCGAAACCTAGGTAA